ACTTTACCCTGTCAAAGTAAAGAAATGTTCTTGACTTTTATCCATTTTCTCATACAAATTTAGacggtctattcaattgatcatACAGAAACAGTGGCACAGTTTATTTCTAGCTTGTGACATTCactgttttttcttcaaaaaaaaaaaaaaaacctagtacCCTAATTAATAAGGCTGACGTGCTTCCGTGGTTTAATAGTGTGTTTGTCTCTTGTAGGCACTGACGCTGGCTCGCATTGATGTAGGTGTGTTGCTGAGGATCCTCCCACCTGACTACTTCGGGTTCCCAGTAATGTGCTGTGTCATCCCCAGTCTCCACAGGAACTCTGCAGACTCCCTTCGAAAGTCTCCGGAGGAAAGACTTTGACACCTAATTGATCTGGAATGACCAGGGAACTGGCTGTGAATCCCAAACGAGTTTGCTGATTCAAAGGACCTTGCAGAACAGAGCACATCATCCAGCCTTTGGCATTGCAAACATACCTGATTCTCATCCGCATTAATCATCAGCGACCAAAAGCTTGGTTTGCTTTCAAGGTTCCTAGGCttgtctctctttctttctctttgtgaTTTGGCCCGGGTGGGATTGATGGGATGCAATCATGTCCGATCCGAATGAGCTCAGGCCAGTTAATGCTCAGTATGCTGTCTCCTTGCTGGAGCAGCTGAAGTTCTTCTATGAACAGAAGTTACTGACTGACATTGTGTTAATTGTGGAGGGCACTGAATTCCCTTGTCATAAAATGGTCCTGGCAACGTGCAGCTCGTATTTCAGGTAAGTGTTTACCTGTTATTCTTTAGGCAGGTGTGGTTAAGATTTGGTGCAATTACCTGTTCACGTCTCACCTGTCAGTATTTTATTTGCATGCAATTTTagttcctcccccccccccccttcagcaGAAATGGGGTATGGCAACTTAATTAGATATactgcattataaaacaaacaactccCTGTGAGGTAATTGACTACCGAACCTTCAGGATATCTGGCTGGCTTGTATTAAGTGACCGCTTAAAAGCCTGTGTGTCCAGGTTTACCTTGAGCAAATCTGTAATCTGAACAGGTTATGAAAAGAAATGGGTGTGGATGTGGGTGTCAAGAATCCAGATAACTATGTGACTTTAGAGAATGTGGAAATGTGGGAACCTTTTCTTGAGTTAATTTAATGAGCTTGAACAGGCAATTTAGAACATAAAACTAAACgttgttttgattttgattttattgtgtgtttatatatatatatatatatatatatatatatatatatatatatatatatatatatatatatatatagggcagctggctctttgatctACAGTGGCCTGCGATTTTTACAGTggcttggcatttttcctattttgttgccttacaacctggaattaaaatggatttttatttggatttaatgtaatggacatacacaaaatagtccaaattggtgaagtgaaatgaaagaaataacttgtttaaaaaaattctaaaaaaaaaataacggaaaagtggtgcgtgcatatgtattcaccccctttgctattaagcctctaaataagatctggtgcaaccaattaccttcagaagtcacataattagttcaataaagtccacctgtgtgcaatctaagtgtcacctgatctgtcacatgatctcagtatatatacacctgttctgaaaggccccagagtctgcaacaccactaagcaaggggcaccaccaagcaagcggcaccatgaagaccaaggagctctccaaacaggtcagggacaaagttgtggagaagtacagatcagggttgggttataaaaaaatatccgaaactttgaacatcccacggagcaccattaaagccattattaaaaaatggaaagaatatggcatcacaacaaacctggcaagagagggccacccaccaaaactcacggaccaggcaaggagggcattaatcagagaagcaacaaagagaccaaagataaccctgaaggagctgcaaagcttcacagcggagattggagtatctgtccatatgaccactttaagccgtacactctacagagctgggctttatggaagagtggccagaaaaaagccagtgcttaaagaaaaaaataagcaaacaagttTGTTGTTCGCcaaaaggtatgtgggagactccccaaacatgtggaagaaggtactctggtcagatgagactaaaattgagctttttggccatcaaggaaaacgctatgtctggcgcaaacccaacacctcttatcaccccgagaacaccatccccacagtgaagcatggtggtggcagcatcatgctgtggggatgtttttcatcggcagggactgggaaactggtcagaattgaaggaatgatggatggcgctaaatacagggaaatacttgagggaaacctgtttgtcttccagagatttgagactgggacggaggttcaccttccatcaggacaatgaccctaagcatactgctaaagcaacactcgagtggtttaaggtgaaacatttaaatgtcttggaatggcctagtcaaagcccagacctcaatccaattgagaacctgtggtatgacttaaagattgctgtacaccagcggaacccatccaacttgaagtagctggagcagttttgccttgaagaatgggcaaaaatcccagtggttagatgtgccaagcttatagatacataccccaagagacttgcagctgtaattgctgcaaaaggtggctctacaaagtattgacaataaaataaaataaaaaatattttgcatcttcaaagtggtaggcatgttgtgtgatacaaacccccaaaaaatcaattttaattccaggttgtaagggaaaaatgccaagggaggggggtcaatactttcgcaagccactgtaaaataCCTTCACAAGCTCATTCTGTTTTGTGATCAGTGTATTTTTGCCAATTCAAAGTGAGTGAAATGtttagaaattttttttttttttttttttttttttttactctacttCGCTTCAGTGTCCTTGCCACTGGATTTGATTTTTATCCTGTGCTGGGATGCATTTCCAAGTTAACAATTGAACATCTCCAGTTTTAGATTAATAGCTACAATAAGGGGTACAAAATGGTATTGAATCTAATAGTATTTGTGAACtaccacatttccatctgcccCATTAAACCAGTCAAACTGGGTCTGATGCTGCTTCCGTATGCAtgctacagtacatacagtactctCTGCAACCAGTCATGGAGGCCTAAGGAGAAGGGGATTATGAAGACTATGATGTTTCAAATGAATTATACCAGACTCCTTTCTTTACAGGGCCATGTTCATGAGTGGACTCAGTGAAAGTAAACAGACACATATTCACATGCGGAACGTGGACCCAGTCACTCTCCAGATAATCATTACCTATGCATACACGGGTAACCTGGCAATAAACGACAGCACTGTAGAGCCTCTATACGAGACTGCCTGCTTCTTACAGGTAAGTCTGAGGGCACGAACAAACCCTTTGGTATGGCTGTATATCTGTATCTATCGTATCAGAGCCACTTCATGTGCGTATACATTGTATGTTCTTAAATATTATGTTGAGCATTCCGGTGACTGGAGCTTGTATGGATTTTATAGGAATCTATATGTTATGCTTACCAAAATGTAGGTTTGCCATTATTTTGAAAGTATCatctaatgcatttaaaataatttttgttttttcgaCCACAGGTAGAAGATGTATTACTTCGATGCCGGGACTATTTAGTCAAAAAAATTAATGCAGAGAACTGCGTGAGAATGTTGAGCTTTGGAGACCTTTTCAGCTGCAATGAACTGAAGCAGAGTGCCAAACAGATGGTGGAGCACAAATTTGCTGTGGTGTACCGGCATGAGGCCTTCCTGCAACTGTCCCACGAGCTTCTTATTGACGTGCTGTGTAGCGACAATCTCAACGTGGAGAAAGAAGAGACGGTGCGGGAGGCAGCCATGCTGTGGCTGGAGTATAACACAGAGTCACGCTCCCAGTACCTCTCATCGGTTCTCAGTCAGATCCGCATTGATGCTCTTTCAGAGGTAACACAGCGAGCCTGGTTCCAGGGCCTACCACCCAACGACAAGTCTGTGGTGGTCCAGGGCCTATACAAGTCCATGCCCAAGTTCTTTAAGCCCAGGCTGGGCATGACCAAGGAGGAGATGCTAATCTTCATTGAGGCGACTGCTGAGACCCCTGGCGACAACCATGGTGGCTGCAACACTCACTCAGCTGTTTGCTACAGCCCCCAGGCTGAGAAGGTTTACAAGCTGTGCAACCCACCTGGCGACCTCCAAAAAGTGGGTACCCTAGTGACCCCTGACAACGACATCTACATAGCCGGGGGCCAGATTCCACTGAAGAATTCTATCGCCAATCACAGCAAATCTAGCAAGCTTCAGACAGTCTTCCGGCCGGTGGACAGCTTCTACTGGTTCGATGCCCAGCAGAACACCTGGATCCCTAAGACACCCATGCTGTGTGCCCGCATCAAGCCTTCTGTTGTCTACTGTGAGGGCTACATCTATGCAATAGGAGGCGACAGTGTTGGTGGGGAACTGAACAAGCGGACGGTGGAGCGATATGATTGCGAAAAGGATGAATGGACGATGGTGAGCCCCTTGCCCTGTGCCTGGACCTGGAGTACCTCAGTGGTGGCTCACGACTGTATCTACGTCATGACCCACAACCTGATGTACTGCTACTTCCCCCGGGCCGACACCTGGGTAGAGATGGCCATGCGCCAGACCAGTCGCTGCTTTGCCTCAGCTGCCACCTTTGGAGACTTTATCTTCTACATTGGCGGTCTACACATTGTCAGCAACTCAGGCATCCGACTACCCACTAGCACAGTGGACGGCTCATCTGTGGCTGTGGAGATCTACGATGTCAACAAGAATGAGTGGCGGACAGCAGCCAACATCCCCGCCAAGCGCTACTCGGACCCCTGTGTGCGGGCTGTGGTCATTGTGAACTCCATGTGCATCTTCATGCGGGAGACGCACATGAACGAAAGGGCCAAGTACGCCATCTACCAGTACGACCTAGAGCTGGACCGCTGGTTCCTACGACAGCCCATCTCTGAGCGGGTCCTTTGGGACCTGGGCAAAGACTTCCGCTGTACAGTCGGCAAATTGTACCCCTCCTGTCTTGAGGAGTCCCCCTGGAAACCCCCGACCTACCTGTTCTCTCCTGATGGTGCAGAAGAGTTTGAGCTGGACGGTGAGATGGTGACACTGCCCCGCGTATAGCTTTTAGCTAAACTAACTTTGCACCCTTAACTGGTATATTGGAAGGTGGGGAGGTGGAGGGGGGGTTTGCAATCCAGGATGCTTGGTTAATAAATCCTACAGAAAAGCTGGAAAATTAATTTACAGAAGGCAATTTCCTCCTATACAAATACAAGTACATTGGTCCATCTCATCCCTGTCCCAGAaagatttataaaacaataaaaaataaaaaagaacatgtaaaaaaataaaaaacccaaaaatgtagttccctttttaaaaatattttaggtATTTGTCAGTTCTATGTAATGAAAACCGGTTTATTATACTGTTACAGTGTGAGCTATGAACGGATTCTTATGCACTTACCGACAACTCCTTATATTATGTTGGCAACAGAACCAAAACCTCTTCCTAGAAAATCATGTGACAGCAACAATAGATTGGAACAGGCCTATATGACTGCAGGTTCAGTCAAAAGCAGGTTCTTGTTGTTAGATGCATGCTCTCCTGATGTCATTAACCCTTTAGCCTGTTTATTTAGATACAGGTCTTCCAAGCAGCTGGTAGTTTAACAAGTATGGACTCGGAAGTTGCTGGGCTTGCAATAGGATTAGCCAGCCTCGATTAGAGCGGGTCTTGATGTGGAGCTCTCTTCAGTAAATTCCTCCACTTTCTGTATTACAGTAATATGGGCTCGTGCATATTATTTCCTGCTGctgatatacatacatatattttttttcatttgtaagaCAAACAAGTTTTAGTGTGAAATTACAGGTCTATTTTgtatttgcgtttttttttttttttttttttaagttaatttaatATCGGACATTACTGTAGTGTGATTGTGTATAGATAATCCtacctacttttattttttttattttttactacagatttttttttttttttttttttttgagtgaaatATTGAGGAATCTTGCTGCTCGCTGAGTGCAGAAAAGCAGATCCCTAGTGCTGCTCTGGCATTAGTCCCAGGAACCACTAGCAGTATCAGAGAGGAAGGAGGGCTCTCTCCAAACCTAAAGTGAGCACAGGTGCATCATGACAAATCTTACTAGCATGTTCGGCTGCATCATGTTCCTTTGGCACTGTATTTTGAAtgacattaatttattaaaaaaacctTTACATAAACAAGCTGTTGtggtatttgtatgtgtgttgttAATTTTGTGGGAATCAACGAgtaataacaaatgaatacaagGTTTCCAGTCACAGGTTAAATACACTAGCCAACATAGGATCAGAGACCGATAGGCTCCCAAtccaaaaatgaccatgttcaaataattcctgttttgttttttttagctttgtgaTGATATTTCCCTAGGGTCTTTAATAGATCACACTGCCTTCGTGTGATAGCTTTGTAAGGCATAACCCTCCTAAATGTCTTAAGGTGGATGCTAACCCTAATTATTTAAGGTATTCCTCCATTTGTAATAATGCAGCCAgaagaaaagtaataatttagacattttattaaaTGGCTACTACAAAACTACAGTAAACAGCACACCATACCAAAGAAATATAACGATGATCCAATCAAGGATACTGAGAATGTTAGCGTGGGGTTGGGGATAAATGTACAATAAATGCCATATCATCAGCAATTTGTTattcctggaaaacaaaaaaatacagggtTGTCCCACTCCACTTGTGGGACAGATTgctcttttaaaataatgtgtatatatttaaggAGCGGACGATCGTCTGTTGAGGAATACTAAGATGTCTTGAAAGAaagcagtaacactttaaaataagtgtcttcatgattatttcatgtgtattaaGGGAAATGTTAAGAAGTCATGAAAAGTATGTCATGAACTCATGCTTGTGACTTGAATTCAATAGGAGTTTCATTTGGAATCAGTAGGAAATCATGTGttagttacattggaattacagacacttattttaaggAAGCTGTACTCTGCACTTGGCTCCAAGTTGTAGGTATTGTTACTCGGGTATTTGTTTGGAGGGGCAAGTTTAACTTTCAGACAATGCATCTGGTCTTTGCTGCTACAAACTTCAGGTAGGAACCTGTAAGAAATtcaccaaaaacaaaactgagtgACTGGGCCTAAAGGCAAATATCAATAAAGATAATCTCTGCCTTGGAATTGAACAAAAAATGTGACTTTGTGCAGTTTATCACACAAGCTTGCagatacaatatactgtattgcaATTCAAACGTGTTTTGCTTCTTATTTTCACTGGTTAGAGAATAAATGCACAGACCacgaatatttaaaaaaaaaaaaaaaaaaaagattttaatttgCTATAAATGAAGGTTCAGCAAATTTAAACCCTTTCCACACTACCTGAATAATGTGATTATGAAAAAAGTAAATAGCCTGTAGACACCCTGAACATACAATAGGTGAGCAAAAGGTTGGTTAATACATGTAATTGATGTGAACTGTGTCATGTTAAGATTAACAACAGATCTGGAAACTGATTTTTGGATACTGTTAAACTGTTACATCTTGGGACATAAAATATCAACATCACATTTTAAGCATCttcagaaatatactgtatattgctaaTTCTCTGCATTACTGCTGTACTCCCATCTCCCTCCTAGCCTGATTTAAGATATTACATCATGCACAGCAGCTAAAGTTAAAATTTGGAATGTTTTTCTGTCTTCACAGTTCAGTTACTAAACTCTTTTTGAATAACAGGTCCTTTATTTGGATGTGAATAGCATGTCCTTGCTATTCCTGTTTTGGCTAGCTTGATACTGGATTCAAATACAGAGATTAGCTTTTCAGTTTTGTCACTTCTGACTTTTTGGTATTCTGTTTATGAACTGACTATAAACAGCAGAGTTCTTAGCTAATGcgattttaaaatcataaaaaaactcCCAACCATAGCGTCCTCACTTGAAAGCATTATTGTGCTAATTCAATTGCAGTAAACCCACATCTGATTTTCAATGGTGCCCTGTTTTCTCATTCAGAAGGATGAAGCAAGAATTTACCATTTTTGGTTCCCATTTAGAATCTGTTCTGGTCTGAATCGCTTCTTCCACAGCCTCTGCAACTCCTGGGGAAGTGTGTAATGTACCAATATGATGGGAAAGGCAATATTGAGGGTCCATTGCAGCGTTTAGTCCATTTTAACTAACGTTGGGACTAAAAAATTCACCGGAACGGAACACAATGAATTCCAATTGCAGCTTAATAAGATCAAGTGGAAGTTAGACGATTTGTAGTGCAAATATAATTAGAAGACCTTAATCCCCCCATTAtgtagtttatttatattatatcagtttcatcccccccccccccccgtattcATTTTTAACACCAGCAGGACTTATTATCTGTCAAattccctggttccctgaaacagaaatgtaaccattaccatatgggcatttacctcctaaagacctgaagcctgtatattgtataccaaagctgctcagagCTGAGGAATAACTGTTTTTCAAGTGTGCACTTGAAAAAAGGGGCACAAACTTGCAGAAGCTGCTATTAATAAGTGCCTCCTTGGCATGCTCTGACCCCAAGCAGGAAGAGCACCTGCCATGCTTGTCCTCCATAGGCAGACTGGCAGGGATAGAACCCGGGCATGATGAAAagagcaagcaatgcagtgtacagatacagctgtacaggtgctgcctcaatctgtTCATAAATATTGATTGGGTGGGTCAAGACCCAAGTGGGAACGGTTTGGTACTGGACCAGTGACATTAACACCCAGTAGGTACAGGTATGGTCTGGGATGGTGCCGGGTCAGGAGCAGAGCACGTCGGTGATCTCAGTACCGGTTCAGTACGGGTCTACCGATTCGCAGTCACCATGGGTGACaacgtacagggatgcccacctgtaaacgccactggcaaaaccactcagtcagtaccataCACAAGACTGAgtgaagcctgcttgttagaatggactATCAGCCTTCATAATAGTGATGCTAAAAGCTGTCACCAAATCGGCAAGATACTGTAGTTGAAATTGCAAGCAACAACaactgagcccagcagctgctcatACTGTACATGTGCTTTAAGCACCACATTGCAGACAGGTCTGCACcaatatctgtaaaaaaaaaaatatttaaaaaaattgctgaTGACATGATTGGGTTGCTCCAGTCATACTCCCTCGTTTCACTAAAATGGATCTTTGAtttctttgtatattttatttttgatattccCTAAGCAAATTAtgcaattattcatattttaaatctaaaaaataaaggtttctggCAGCTTCGGATAAATTCATCCAGTCAAAAGTGAAAGAGTTTATTTGACAATTCCAAATATCAAGGTCTCCTTATTTACAAGTGATGTTTCATAGTTGTTTGGTTAAAATTCTGATAAATTAACAGAATTCGTATactgcagcaaacaaacaaaaaacatctgtcCCTATGTGTACTAGTTTACTGTGTCTTGTTTCACAGTCCAGCTGTTGTTGTAATATACAAAGTGGAATGAATTCCTATTCAACATttaataatcctttttttttttttttaagtctgtactCTAGATTTTCTATTTATGTCAGAAACTGGGTTTGGTTTGGCCATCTCATTTAAAAGTGCGTATTGTGCTGTCAGTTGTGTCATGATATGATGGTATACTGATTGCATCTCCAATGGCTACAGGGTAAATAACCACTTTAAACGAAACAGCCAACAATGCCTTTATACATCATTCAGTGCATTAGAAAAATATACCTCTATGTATCACCAGTCAAAAACTGTTTCTGTTGTTAATTCCATGTATTACTGTACTTCAGTGCATTTGCTGGTGATCGGTTTTGTATTGTTAAAAGGGATTTGCTGCAGTTATAAATTCACGTTGTTACATTATAAATATGTAATTCTTCTACTAGAAGTGAGTATGAATTGTATGAACTGTATCTTAATTTCTCTCTGTTGTTGCTTTTGTTAAGTGACCTACATTTTTAGAAGTGGTCATGCAATTCATCTGTAAAAACAGGACACTGAAAAGGGTAAGATTCTGCTATTTCACTCCATAACAGCACACCtctatataattgttttattctataaatccACACCTGGCAGATTAATGAACACAAATGCCTAAAGAGAGTTTCTGCcttatttttttgtgcaatgctATTTTCCAATAGATTTTAACAATGTGTACACAGGGTCTTTCAGTCACTGAAGAAACAGCTTTTAGTGTGAGCTCAAGacatattttccattttaaaatacattcatacCTAAAACACCTGAACACAGTGCTGTACACAAAATAGAAATTTTGACCCATTGGTCTTCAAGAATTTTAAAGCATTTCGTTCATTAAACCAAATGACACTTCTCAATTGTttttaccaaacaaacaaacaaacaaaaaaggaaaacagaaattgagatttgctttaaaaaaaaaaaaaacacaatgtaaaacaGTATTAAATCAACCAAATATTCATTTCATGATTTTAAATACACCACATAATGAagattacagatttttttttttttcaatccaaatCAAACTTCAAATCATCAAACAGCATTCCCATAGTTCAATGTCAATTTCAAACATAAACTGTGTTAGAGGCAGAGTTATGTAATACAGTGGGTTTCCTTCtttgtgcacacacacactgcaagtagtacttcatttttgttttgtaagagtatttccaaaaacacagaaaatagagACTTCCTGAGTTGAGACAAAccacaaagaagaaaaataaaataacagagtTCTCATGACAATCACTGCCCTCTAATTCAGGTACATGACACGCCTGATATAGACAGAGACTTGTTATTTTGTTGCCAGCCTTCTTGAAGGTAGGAATAGAATACCAATTGCTGACGACATGTAGAATACACAGCTGCAGGGCTTGTACAATTGATCTCTGTTCAAAACAGgtgtttttctttccaaaaaaatgGGTAAACGGTGCTGTTTAAATATGTGAGTCTTGTAAGAATTGTATTTCTTGAATTGCATTCTGTGGCTTGGCATGGCAAGTCTGCAACCCATTTTCTTCTGGTAGAAATTCAGCTAACATGGTGGCAATGCCTTTTTGTttctatgtgtttctttttgagTTTCTCCAGAGGCTAACGTatacaatagaaaaaaacaaacaaacaacatacatCAGACTTGGCGTGCTTACTGTATCTAGCTACTGGttgattttcaaaacattttacaagctTATCTGTTAAACAAGTCTTTAAAACATGCCCATTTTCACAATTTGTGTGTGACATTTCTGGGCTGTCAGTGTCCTTTGGAAAATACTTACAagcaatcaaataaattaaaactagaGATATGATTTAAAGTCAGCTTGACTGCAATGTAATTAAAACTGCTAAATCACGGTGAACAAATTGACAGTAAAATGGCGGGTGCAGTT
This Polyodon spathula isolate WHYD16114869_AA chromosome 3, ASM1765450v1, whole genome shotgun sequence DNA region includes the following protein-coding sequences:
- the LOC121312754 gene encoding kelch repeat and BTB domain-containing protein 2, which codes for MSDPNELRPVNAQYAVSLLEQLKFFYEQKLLTDIVLIVEGTEFPCHKMVLATCSSYFRAMFMSGLSESKQTHIHMRNVDPVTLQIIITYAYTGNLAINDSTVEPLYETACFLQVEDVLLRCRDYLVKKINAENCVRMLSFGDLFSCNELKQSAKQMVEHKFAVVYRHEAFLQLSHELLIDVLCSDNLNVEKEETVREAAMLWLEYNTESRSQYLSSVLSQIRIDALSEVTQRAWFQGLPPNDKSVVVQGLYKSMPKFFKPRLGMTKEEMLIFIEATAETPGDNHGGCNTHSAVCYSPQAEKVYKLCNPPGDLQKVGTLVTPDNDIYIAGGQIPLKNSIANHSKSSKLQTVFRPVDSFYWFDAQQNTWIPKTPMLCARIKPSVVYCEGYIYAIGGDSVGGELNKRTVERYDCEKDEWTMVSPLPCAWTWSTSVVAHDCIYVMTHNLMYCYFPRADTWVEMAMRQTSRCFASAATFGDFIFYIGGLHIVSNSGIRLPTSTVDGSSVAVEIYDVNKNEWRTAANIPAKRYSDPCVRAVVIVNSMCIFMRETHMNERAKYAIYQYDLELDRWFLRQPISERVLWDLGKDFRCTVGKLYPSCLEESPWKPPTYLFSPDGAEEFELDGEMVTLPRV